DNA from Alnus glutinosa chromosome 2, dhAlnGlut1.1, whole genome shotgun sequence:
ATTCCATATCTTTCTTATTCATATTGTCTTTTGAAGGGAGAATGTTATGGCAAGCCCTCCACAATTTTAATCGAATTCGGAACCTTCATTCCCTAAATCAGATTCAACAGCGGATTGCACCCTAGCATATATGAACAATCACCCAAAGTAACCTCACAACGCTCCTTCTCCAAATGATAAGCACTTCGCACAGAGAATTCACTCGATGCAGTACCTCTCCAAACCATACAATCAGAATGCCCATACTTACTAATAGGAATCTTCAAAATAACATCCACCtccattttattaaatatagaaATCAATAAAGCTTCATTAATCGGATTAATAAGGTTACTTATAGACGCATTAACCGGAAAAACCGAAATAGGAGATTGAACCTTATATGTCGTCAGTTGTAGAAGCCATTTGTCTCCCCAAATCCGAATAGTCTCACCATTCCCGATCCGCCATAAAATACCCTCCCAAATAAGATCTTGAGTAGAAAAAAATATTCCGCAAAGCAAAAGAAGGTTAATTTCCCAACTTAATCTCCAAAAATGAATCTCTCGCAAAATATTTGGCTTTTAATATCCTTCCGGCCAAACTTGAAAGATCATTAATTAATCTCCACCCCTGTTTGATAGGCTATAGGATTTGATGGGCTAATCTCACATGGTTTTTAGCCTCGTCACCAAAAGTCAAGCATGCAAGTCAAAGAAACCGCGAGATCCGATGTGGCAACTTTTCATTGGTTAAAGTGGGCAGGGAGGCGTGGCACTACATATAGAAGATCGTCGCCAAATTCGGAAAATGGCAAGTGATCTCAGAGAACGAAGATGGGGAAGCGGTCCAAATGGGTCgccttttgctttctttgcttCTCGGTTTCTCTGCAGACAATTCAGGTACCTAATTTGATCTTTCATACATACATATTATATGCAAAACCCATATTAATCTTCTATGTATGCTGCGAGTAGGCCTTGGTTACTTACTTCTTTGTTAAAATCTATTGCTTTCTTTGAACAAAAACCAACCCATATCTCATATCTGTGTTCCAGAATTCAAGAAAACTTCCCAAACGTAATGGGTCTGTGTGGAAAACTGTTTAGGATTTGGAGAAATGAAATAAAGTTACTTTGTGTGTTTGGACTGCTATTCAGGAATAGATAGAAGCAGAAATCATTAAGACGTGCTATTACTATGAAAGAAATCAAGAACCTTCCATGTATATCAATAAAGTTTATAATTTTCTACTTTTAGAGTGAAATGGCTCGTATGAGTTTATATTTACTAATGAATTGGTTTGATATTGAATTTGGAGTGAACTGGTATTTCTACAATGACCCTTTTTTTAATGTTTCCTTAGGTTAGAACTTGTGCTTTCAGATGCTTTGTTTTTGCAAAAcattgttttctcttctttcttaaACCTGTTCCGCAATATTTTGGAACCACATTTTGATTTCCTTGGTTATAATGGGGTGCTTCTCTTACTATGATATTGCTAATCCCTTCCATTATTGTTTGCCACAGGGTTATAAAGAATCTGAAACTGCAAGGTAAGTGGTTTGGAATGctggtttttttaaattttttattagaatAGCTATTTTGATGTCCATGTCTAGCTGTTACATATTCTTGTATTAACTATTTTATTAAAGGGGACTTAAATTATGAATTAAACCTGAAAATTGccataattttataaaaggacCAAGCACCATAGAATTGGGTTCTCTTTTGGTGGCATATATTTGTTTGTTATCTTCGTCATTTTGTCAATATTTAATTCCTAATATTTAAGATTGGTGTTCAGAACTCTTAAGCTAGAGCAAGAGGATGCTCATGAGGTACATTGTTCTAGAGAAAGGAGTAGGGCAGCATGGAAGATAATTGAGGAGGTATTAGACGATTCTGATGTTTAGaatgtttaaaaattagcaTCTGGGATAGTTTGGTATAGTACAAAGAACATTATCTCCTGATGTTTGATGCAGTATCTAATGCCCTTTGTGGAGAAAGAACGATACCAAATTTCAAGAAGGTGTAGGCTTCACCCAGATAATGACCTGTACAGAGATCAGGAACAGCACAAGCTCCATGTAGATGTAAATGAATGGCAATGTGGATACTGTAGAAAAAGGTTTTATGAAGACAAACACCTTGATCAACATTTTGACAATAGGCACTACGATTTGCTGAATGTGGTATGTGATTCTATTTTTCCTAGCATTGATGGTGATCAACCTATTTTTGTTTCGGAACATTTAGCATAGTTGAATTGTAAATGACAAATCATACAAGGAAGCAATGCcccatttagttattttgtgagTCTTACATATGCTTGCATCTGAAAAATTGGATTAAAAGGCTCAGGATTCCTAATATTGACCTCAATAGTTGTGAGAATTTATGGTGAACCGGATGATAGCAATCTTGATTCTTGTCATACTTGTTTGTAACCTCAAATTTTACTTCTAAAATCACTGTCATCTCATTTTTAATATCTTAATAACTCAACACTTATTTAGACTGCATTTCTTCTAATTTTGCTTGATAATCAAATTCCTCTGGACTTTGGCAAACATGGTCTTTGCATTGTTTTACGTTATATGGTGCATTGACAGTTGAATCATGGGATACTTGTGCTGAATCCAGAGTCACAGCAGGTGCTTGGCAGATATATGTGGTGCATTACATTGTGACCTTGTCATGGACTCCGTGCCTCGCAAAACCAAGTGCAATCCTGCTGCAGCTGCAAAGAATCAACATCTGTGTGAGGTGGCCTATATGAGTGATGTTCCTCATTGTTgattctagcattctttttGTATTCAATTTTAATGATTTGTGCAGAGCCTTGCCGATACTTGTTTTCCAGTCAATGAGGGTCCTTCAGCAGGCCGTCTTCATGGTAACCTTTTATTTCATTTGTCATAATTGCAAATTTGtgacattttataaatttttatcaGACAATGGTATTGCTTTCTGATGTCATTGAGTTGTGACAGAATTCTTCTTGCGCCAATTCTGTGATGCCCATACTTGCACTGGAGGTCGGAAACCCTTCTCTAGAGGGCACAGGGTAAAGTTGACCATCACACTTACCtcgtttttttttatgtatgctCAGATATGCACTACAAGCACGCAAACAAGTA
Protein-coding regions in this window:
- the LOC133861088 gene encoding uncharacterized protein LOC133861088 codes for the protein MGKRSKWVAFCFLCFSVSLQTIQGYKESETARTLKLEQEDAHEVHCSRERSRAAWKIIEEYLMPFVEKERYQISRRCRLHPDNDLYRDQEQHKLHVDVNEWQCGYCRKRFYEDKHLDQHFDNRHYDLLNVSHSRCLADICGALHCDLVMDSVPRKTKCNPAAAAKNQHLCESLADTCFPVNEGPSAGRLHEFFLRQFCDAHTCTGGRKPFSRGHRRSRSVFYLSVSILTLILLPLFYIFIYMHRRGMKGGGTVELKRISKSVRKKKPS